One Nicotiana tomentosiformis chromosome 4, ASM39032v3, whole genome shotgun sequence genomic window carries:
- the LOC104091991 gene encoding uncharacterized protein, whose translation MGNVIGTVLSGFGEILGKLLGHPLDFLAGKACSSVCAPTWDFLCYIENFCISQLLKSAMVSILLYFVVLFLYLLYKLGICQCICHILCRSTWACFSTCFSVLDYCCTFLCFKLQQLLLTRRRHQKDIEGEGSFSSRKIDGRRRSIREHRKEHMRKSLRPKSHRMQVEIVNDSIHPKKRLKFGNSNDFRPIDHIRVSRRPNFAQKRTSHHPRRT comes from the exons ATGGGGAATGTCATTGGTACAGTGTTATCAGGTTTTGGGGAAATTCTGGGCAAATTGCTTGGTCATCCACTTGATTTTTTGGCTGGAAAGGCTTGCAG CTCTGTATGTGCCCCAACATGGGATTTTCTATGTTACATAGAGAACTTTTGCATTTCTCAACTGCTGAAATCGGCCATGGTGTCAATCCTATTATATTTCG TTGTGTTATTCCTCTACTTACTTTACAAGTTGGGAATTTGTCAATGCATTTGTCACATACTCTGTAGATCTACTTGGGCTTGCTTCTCCACTTGCTTCTCCGTCTTAGATTACTGTTGCACTTTCCTCTGTTTCAAGCTTCAGCAACTTCTTCTTACACGTAGAAGACATCAAAAAGACATTGAAGGTGAAGGGAGCTTTTCATCTAGAAAAATTGATGGGAGAAGAAGATCGATTAGGGAGCATAGGAAAGAGCATATGAGAAAATCTTTGAGGCCAAAGAGTCATCGAATGCAAGTGGAGATTGTTAATGATTCTATCCACCCAAAGAAAAGGCTCAAATTTGGGAACAGTAATGACTTTAGGCCTATTGATCACATTCGAGTGAGTAGAAgaccaaattttgcacaaaaacgAACATCACATCATCCAAGGAGAACATAG